The nucleotide window CCCAGGTAATaacatttctccattttaaaaaaaaaatcagttttttccAAGTCAGTTGCTCTATAATAGTTACCACAGAAGTTAAGGTCAAAATTTTGgtggaaaaagaaagcaagcaaattGATCTGGATTTTAATCATTTTGTTGGAATTAAGACATATTTGTAAAGAGAAGTCAAATGTGTGAATACGGCAGGAGCTTGGAGACAACTTAAAAGTCGCCTTACTTCTATGTGCCAAGGATATGTATGCAAAGACaagagatgacagaggagggCAGAATTATTTGCCAAAATAGATGaactgggaaagaaagaagaatgattCTTCAACAGTCCCTGCATGCCCCCTCCTTGCCGTGTGCATAGCGCCGTCCTCATCAACCTTGTGCTGTTCTGTGTATATCACTTATATCAATCTTTTCCTATCTCAATTTAAAAGCACATAACTGAACATTTGATATTCCTTTCTCAAGTAAGACATTCAaacttaagtatttttttaactttatgtgGCTCTCAGATGACTTTTTTTGGGTAGGACTGttctttaattgaaaaaaaaaaatcactcagaatAAAGTATGTCAAATTCATAAAAACTAATTATTTTCAATGAAATGGggaaaaattacataatttaattGACTTTATTTGCACTTTAAAAAGGTTGTATGTCACCAAGTCTCTAAATTCTGCAGCAGCATGAGAGATTTAACTAATATTCCAAAAAACATATGATGCTTCCTTACAGATTCCCAATTGTCATCAAAAACTTTTTTAAGGGaatgcatttttgaaaataaaaagaaatcagtatGAAAGcataacaataaacatttatctatTCAGTGAGCTTTTCTAGGAACACTTTTGACAGATAAATAGAATCAAATCATATCCAAATATCCAAATCATCATAGTAGGGCAATGCTTTATAAATAAGAAGCcatttttaaagtgaagtttTATTTAAGAATGGCTTCAACATTCGAACATAAATATAAATGCTATTTTAGGTTAGTTTAATGGGGTAGGCAAATACCTATAGGTGTTTGGGATCTTTATGAGTTTTTACATGAAACGTAATTATTCGTGATTATGATGAACTGACATGATGTATTatgttaaaatatgcatttcaaaGTTGAAAGATTTTACAGGAACCTGTTTATCATTaaggcaactgacaaaggatttcTGACAGCAAATTTAAACATGCAATGGTAGAATTTTGAACTTTTCCAGAAATTCAAGACATGCAAATGCATTCTAAAAGGCAGACAAAATATTAAAGATCATTACCTTCCACaaacaaattttataaatatagcaAATAAAAAGAGACTATATCttgaattagtattttcaaaGGTGCTGGAGGGTCTGAAAGACTGGGGTCATGCAAAATGACAGTGAGTCACATTCTGGGATTAGCATCCAGCCACATTCCAAACTGCTAATCTTGTGAAAGGCCCAATTGCTAGAGTGATTAAATTTTCTggtacaagaaaaataaattatttctggtacaggaaaaataaattatttccaacCAAACGCTTATAAATGGCAGTGTAACCTTCAGCAGATAAAATGTTTAAgctcaaattataattttaaagccttattttatatacaagggcttccctggtagctcagctggtaaagaatccgcctgcaatgtgggagaccccggttcattcctgggttgggaagatcccctggaaaaggaaatggttacccactccagtattctggcctggagaattccatggactgtacagtccatggggtcacagagtcagacatgactgagtgactttgattcactcactcactttatATACAAAATGGTAAGCCACAAAAAAAGAGCTAGAGAACATAAAAAAGTTTGAAAGGATATATATTGATAGTATAATTAATAGTGATTATCTTTTATAAGGGGAATATAGacaattttaagtttttattcttaagaaaaaGTGTTAGGTTTTTAGTATATGGTAATCAAAAACAAGTCTGACACTAGATATGGATTATCTTGATATTAGCTATGTACTAATACcagagtttgtttaaaaaataacagaaatatggATATAGCATTGTTTTGATATCACAAAGCAGTATTTAGAGTATCAGAAAACCAGAAGTAATCTAAATTCTGGCAATAGAGAACTGAGTCATTCATCCTATGGAATATGATGCAGCATTAAGAGACAGAGAGCAAGCTCTAAATGGACCTGtaccaattttaaaaagaaaacaagagctccagtatataaacaaaaatcaagtatcatgtcattcatttatttttcaaaaactcaCATCTGTGTGTTCCCATTGTTAATAAGAAAAAGTCTGGATGGTGAACTCCCAACTTTCTCcaaggggagggcagggcagtcGGGTAGGAATACTAGCAgaacttttcatgtttattatatAGACTAAAaactgtttgtgttttttataatgaaaacataCTACTTTCatagctaaattttaaaaatttaaagactgaAGATACCATCAAACTCTTTTATCCTACCTATGTGGgatatctatccatctatctatctattaagggccttcctggtggctcagatggtaaagatgctctgcctgcaatgcaggaaacccgggctcgatccctgggtcaggaagatcctctggagaagggaatgctacccattccagtatagttcatggggtcccaaagagtcagacagaactaagcaactaacacacttcatctatctattaatatctattattatctatctacctacctcctgggttggccaaaaacccaaacgaacttgtTGGCCAATCCAGTACATAGCCATATATGGGACAGACATCTCTTACTCTAACAGCCTCCCTACATTTCTCCccacccagtgtttctcacacctattagtcattttatttttttctcttgcatcAGAAGAGGATAGAGATTTTGTTGTCCTCACACCTGGGTATGTTATTATTATCACTGTTATTTCTGATTATAAGTatgaagagaatgaaatgaaCAAATCTATGCTGACTTGTGATCTGTTCTCCAAAgaacagtcttgtttttgtaataactttgtaaaaTATCAGCTGCTCAAGAATGCAAACTTGAGCATTTGGAAACTTGAGCAATGTAAACTTGTCCTTTAAAAAGGACAGAatatcttttactttaaaaactgttGCTTTGGGAGAACTATATTTAGAACCTTTGAAATATAAATGTTGTCCTCCTTCCAAATAATACAATTCCAAATAAGGATGACATTTAAAAACTGTCTCTGCTACTTAATACACACACAAAGCTGACATTGTATatacaaaatactaaaaatgtGGAGATGACATAGATTGAATATTAATGACTGATTGATGTAAGGATCACTTTTAGCAATTACAAGAACATTATGTATTTAATTCAGTGAAAGTctgtcatgttaaaaaaaatttctagggGCTGAAAGTTTCGAAAAATTTCTTTAATATCCATTTTGTTTCTAAAGCTTGCctgttttatagtttatttttagtgttttagttTATTTTCCTAACTTTGTTTGTAGAATAAGGAGTTTGTGAGCtgtcaaaaagaaaattttagtgaATCAGACAAAACGCCGTATTTTGGGTCAAGAGTTGATTTAATATAATTCCACAGATGTATATCTTGTTTTCAAGGAAAAATGAATGACCAATTTGGGATTTATTTAAGGACTAACATAATTTGTCTGGCACTGCTTTCACTCAAGATATATGTTAATATGACTGTTCCCTAGTCATTAAATTAAGCCTTTAGAATGCAAGTTATAAACTGCTAATATCCAAAATGACAGCCTCCTAGCAACACATGGCTAAgacatacattttaattttctgtgttaGCTCAGCACACAAAACACGCATGCGCAGCACCATGAGCAGCACCATGAGCAACTAAACTACAAGACATCATCGCCACCTGGCCCATTTAATGAAGTATGGCAAGTGGTCGAGAAGACTGAATGTGTAGAAGGAGTAGCGAGTGATCTCTGTCACCGTCCATGCGACCAGAAAAAGCACCACACTCTCCTCATTCTGGATCTGCAGAATTACAGAGAAAGTCATAGGTTCGTTGAACTTCTTTCtccatgaagactttttttttttcattatttactaCGTGCCTTTTGTTATAATGGAGAGTTAGGGTTAGAAAGATGCAATACAGACAATTCAATGCAGTTACCACTACCTAGGTCTTTACCAACATCAGATTTAAATATGCTGTTAACAGAGGAATGGTTGAATTTCTACTGGGTCCTCTCTGTCCCCTTTTGCTCCAGCCAATAACTCAACCATCCCAGGACAATATCAGCCTCTCAGAACCAGTATGCACTGTCCAGAATAGCATCTCTTTTTATCTGATTGATCCCTTTTATTTATCTGTTGGCCTCCTGCTCTTAAATGACAAGGCAATCTGAATGAGGGCCTGATTTTATACGTGTACATGTGTGTCCAGTGTACATGTGTGTCCCGTGCCGTCTGTACGGCAGGCATTGGTGGACTGAGTCAGCTGAGTGAAGGATTCTAGTCGAGAGGTTTGAAGTATAGAGCAGTAAAAGGCAGAAGGTCAGCCATCTGTCCCCAGGCAGACTGGAGGCCATGAGCCCAGCAGGCCATGGAAGGGAGGTTATGTGTCACCACAAGCAGACAGGATAAATCAGGCATctgagggaaaggagaggaggccAGAGAGCAGTCCTCAAGTAGACAGGAGGCTCCAGAGGATGTCAAGAAGGTCAGGAGGGCCCATGTGGGAAATGCTTCTGTCATGGGTTTAAGAGGCCCAGTGGCTTGAAATGCTAAACATGGTGTTTGTTTGTCTAAAAGGCTTTAAGCCATTAATTAGACTCGAGTCTGTCTCCTGTCATGCTTCAATGAGTAGCAagcttatttttctctaagttcCTTAACTCTTCTAACTTTTAATTGAGTCTTTTCCAAGTATTCAGAGCTACAGAGCTAGATTAACTTTGTGTCTCTAGCTACAATGCTCGATGCTAAATGAGGAAAAAGGAACTGTTTATACTGACAACTTCAATTACATAGTCAAACACAATACACACAActtcaacagaaaagaaaattctcatttCACTATGTGACAGAATAGGAACAAtttactgcattttattttacttatttaaaaaatttttattttatactggagtatagccgattaacagcgCTGTGTTTGTTTCTGGTGCACAGTAGAGCAGCCATACATACAAacgtatccattctctcccaagctcccctccccctccaggctgccacagaacattgagcagaggaacactgattttaaaaactgcaaaactCCAGAGGAGAGTGTATTATGGCTATAAAAATGCCAGTTTGGGGGTTTGCTGGTGTTTCAAATCCATTCTATGAATGCGCTAACTCAATGTACAATCCCACTTACATCCAAACTCAACCCTTCTTTGGCCAAGGGTTCTGCTTCCTGAAATATAGTCAGGTTAATATTTTGGGTTCCTGttaataagaaagctttcctgctggctcaagTAGACAGAGTGTCATGTCACTTACTGGTTTTATACTGTGAGTAACGAGCCACACCATGAAGATTCTTGAACTCACTTGGACCCCAGCCACAAGCACAGAAGTAGGTAcaattccttaaaaagaaaaacacgtCAACCACTGCCCCAAATGCAATCTCTGCCaaacataaaaatcaatttaaaaaaaaactcaccaaTTAAACAGTGGACTATCtgtaagcaaacaaacaaacaaaaaaaatcacacgTCAATAGCATAAAATAAATCCCTGTCTCCACTGGTTTTAAGTGAGTCTATGGGGAGTAAGTAATAAGCAAAATAAGACTGATTCTGCTCCAACagacatattttcaaataaatatgatataaaaacaAGCATCATTGAAAACTTACCTCAAGCAAGGCAAATGTCTGGAAAAATTTAAGTGTCTTCTGAATACTTCTATATAAACCTTTGTGTGTTCCTTTTTCCATGTAAAAACGTACCATGGCAATAGCTAGTACCAACCAcctacagaaaagaaaagcattttatgAAGCTCTGTCAGAATGAAGTCTCCTGAATCCTGAAAAGATACATCATAACTTATACAGTACTagcatgtatgtgttaatatgctCAGTTCATTATTCTATTTTCAAAAACCCACAGGAAGAAATGACAAACATTATTTTTACATTGACTCCTCAAGGAAATAaacaggagtgggtagccctttccatctccaggggatcttcccaaccaaggcatcaaacctaggtctcccacattgcaggcagattcttttaccagctgagccgcaaaggaagcccaagaatactgcagtgggtaggctatcctccaaaccaaggatcaaacctaggcctcctgcattgtaggcagattcttcaccagctaagTCACacggaaagcccaagaatactgcagtgggtaggctatcctccaaaccaaggatcaaacctaggcctcctgcattgtaggcagattcttcaccagctaagccataagggaagcccaagaatactgcagtgggtaggctatcccttctccagcagtctTCCTgagtcgaactggggtctcctgcattgaagacggattctttaccaactgagctatcagggaagcccgtattcAATATCAGCTACATTCAAATGTCAAACAATGTGCACTGTATTTTTGGTTTCAGCAGATAAACTGACAGACTGAAGAAGTAGGTTTCTCTACGAAAAATgaagttattataaagtatttcaTAATTATATAAAGAGTTGATGTAAAGAgctgtatgtgtataaatatgtattttatacaaatatatagctATAAGTAAAAGTCATTAATAAGAACCATTAATGTTTTTTATAATttccattaaataaaaacaattgtggtgctgcagaaggaACACATATAGAAGGTCAGATGTAAACCTGCTTTTCTAacctttataaaaatgtttttttattcatttataatttttggctgtgctgggtctttattgttgCATGCAGGTTTTCTCTGGGTGAgatcaggggctactctctagcgcacaggcttctcaatgcactggcttctcttgttgtggagcatgggctctagagcacaggttcaatagctgtggtgcacagacttagttattccacagcatgtgggagcttcccagatcagagattaaacccatgtctcctgcactggcaggcagactctaccactgagccaccaggggaagccccagCCTGATTctcaaactagtggttaccaagtGGGAAAGGGAAGGGCAGGGGGATTAAGACAAGAATAGGGGGTtaaaagacacaaactactatatataaaataaataaggaacaaGGATATATCATATGGCACATGGAAATACAGccattgttttataataacttcaaATGGAGtatattctataaaaatattgaatcactatgctgcacagctgaaactaataatgtaaatcaactacacttttttaaaaaagggttcattttcaaaaaagaaaaaatgcacatCCCCACCCCTTTcaacttggtggtggtttagccactaaATTGGGTCCGgttcttgtgatcccatgaactgtagcccactcaGCTCCTTTGTCCACTTATACATTAAATGTAGTTGTGGTGAATTAATGGTACTTACAAACACAAATCAAACTTGTGGACACCAGCTTTCTCACCAGTCAGATACTCAATCTCCAAGAGTCCCTGATAAGAGGTCATTTTTCCCATTGCAATTACAAAAGCGctttgaagtttaaaaaagttGCATCACCTGTAACTTTTAAACATCTTTAATAACACACTCATGGAAATGAATAGCTGCCCCAGGCTTTTAGAAACAGTGGTCTCCAAAGTGACTAGTTAAATggatttatgaattaaaaaattattacacatttttaactttttaattaaaaagcactcataaaatagacaaatggcTTAAAGGTGCCTGTGAAGAAATGACTGACTGAGTGGGATGAAAAGCAGATTCAATAGAACAGTGAGAAAATAGCAGAACAGCACTTCAACCCTGGGAATGCTCCCTCCTCAGCACAGAATGAGTAAAGAACAATCACTTTCTAGTGAGAATGACATGAAATCAGGCAAAtgtctgaaactatcacaaagaCCTTTGAAATGTAGAAGTATTAAAGTAATAGCAAGTACACTTGTAGAGTGCTTTCAATGTTCTAGACActgttctctctctatatatatagttaacatattaatatttcatcctcacaataaccctatgaggtagCACCTACTATTATCCTATTTCACTGCTGTGGAAATAGGAGAAAGGGCCATAGAGCCAGTCAGCTGGGACGGACTTAAACCCACCACTCATCTCACAGTCTATGCTCGTCAACTACTCCACTGTACTGGTCAGGCCCTAAGTATACACTGTACCtggtgtgttgtgcttagtcgctcagtcatatccaactctttgcaaccccatggactgtagcccgccaggctcctctgtccttgggattctccaggcaagaatactggagtgggttgccatgccctcctccaggggatcttcccaacccagggatcaaacccaggtctcccgcattgcaggtggattctttaccatctgagccaccaggcaagcccaagaagactggagtgggtagcgtatcccttctccaggggatcttcccgacccaggggatcttcccaacccaaggatcaagtGGGCGTCTCCTatactgcagggagattctttaccagttaagctaCCAGCCTGGGGATATTAGCTAATCATAAAAATACGTGTATTTAAATTgtagtaatttttaaagttatacagAGTGTTACACTCAGATATTTCAGCTGATAGTAGTATGTTATTAGGAAAGTTTGAAGGCCATTGTTCAATACAAGATAATCACCATGCAGAGACATCTAAGGACTTATCCTAAGGCTTAGAGTAAGTTCATGGTGGAGGTCTCTTAAAGCCCATTGCTGTTCTCTTTTTACTGCACCATGGCTTCCTGGATTCAGCTCATGGTTTCACTCCACACTGGACCCAACACTTAATCCTGTGCTGGGTTCATCTGAGTGTGCTCATCTGAAGGATGTTTTAGGTACCTTCCAGTTGTAAAATGTTATGATTTTCAATATCCTCAATTCCAAGGCCTTATATGACTTCTAGTAAGAAAACAAGCTTCATAAGTTGTTTTaatttggagcttccctggtggctcagggtaaataacccgcctgccaatgtaggagacacaggtttgatccctggaccaggaagataccacatgcgcaaaacaaaaattattaccCTACCAAAGAATTCATCAGAAGATTCATCGAGATGAtaagttttgtatatttttaaaagcatgataTAAAACTCCAAGCATCCTTAACAGTAACACATTTTACTGTTGTCCCATAGGTGGCAGTATTGTACCAACTATTAATAGTACAGTATTAGGCGAATACCACCACTAATTAACctgttggaaataaaagaaatgaacactCTAGGGTTATAAAGGACCATAGAACCATCTATGCTAACCTCTCACctgtttttcaataaatacagcCAGAAGCTCATCTGAACTAATCCATTCTCACCTCCTAAGCCCTCCATCACAAAGAATGAGGACCAAAATTTCTCTTACGGGTCCTACATTTAAGTAACCCTGGACTGCTGCATCCATCAGTTGAgtcattataattttaaagatttccagAAGCAACTAGAGCTTCTACAATTCGGAATTCTTTTCtggaaagttttcttaaaaaatatttcagagctATCAATTACACAAATATGAACCTAGACACtctctttggaaaatataaacatGTGTTCCACACGTAGAAGGTTTCTTACTTGCTtgattcatttacttattcattcagcttcagtatcaacaTTTATTGctatgccaggtactgtgctaggtCCTGGGGAATTAGAGATAAGACATAGTTCTAGTAAGTGGAGACGACACAACAGTGTAGCAAGGAGAGAGATGTATCATTTCCTAAACACCTATGGCACTCACTAAACTCCTCCTTACACGCTATGGCTGTGATGACCCTAAAAATTCTTATTGAAGGTGGAGCTCTCTCTTTCAGATGTCTTCTGGTGCCTCTTTTTCTCCTAATATCTCTTGGAGACCACCTGCTTTTTTAAGAACTTGGTTATCTACACCTATatctcctattttttaaaatttcaacactacttaaaaaaaaagttatgaacaacttCAAACATATACAAAGGTGTAGAGCATGAATGAAAGGTGtagagctgaaattccaatacttcagccacctgatgctaaaaactgactcaatggaaaagaccctgatgctgggaaagactgaaggcaggaggagaagggaatgacagaggatgagatggttggatagcatcactgactcgatggacatgagtttgagcaagctctgggagttggtgatggacagggaagactggtgtgctgcagtccataggatcaccaagagctggacacatctgagcaactgaactgaactgagagcatgAATGGTACTATGAACCCTGTTTGCCACTGCCCTGCTTCAACCAGtaccatcttttaaatttttttaaattcattttattttttgaccacaaggtatatgggatcttagttccttaatcagggattgaacctgtgccccctgcagtggaagcacagagtaaccactggaccacaggaagACCCAACCAATATCATCTTacaaataattttgtttcatcCAAACTTCTATTCACTTCTCTCCCCACAAGCCTTCCTCTCTGATTATTCTGAATTAAATCTCATACATTCTATAATATGATTGATAAATGCTTAATGATGGATTTCTCAAAGGTTTATTGTCTATAAACGGAACCAAAACACCACTATCCCATGTGAAAAATTGAATGAGAACTTCTTCAATCACAAAACTTAGAGTTAAGATACAACTGTCTCAGAATTTTTTAATATCGTAATt belongs to Bos indicus isolate NIAB-ARS_2022 breed Sahiwal x Tharparkar chromosome 13, NIAB-ARS_B.indTharparkar_mat_pri_1.0, whole genome shotgun sequence and includes:
- the HACD1 gene encoding very-long-chain (3R)-3-hydroxyacyl-CoA dehydratase 1 isoform X2, coding for MVRFYMEKGTHKGLYRSIQKTLKFFQTFALLEIVHCLIGIVPTSVLVAGVQVSSRIFMVWLVTHSIKPIQNEESVVLFLVAWTVTEITRYSFYTFSLLDHLPYFIKWARYNFFIILYPVGVAGELLTIYAALPYVKKTGMFSIRLPNKYNVSFDYYYFLLITMASYIPLFPQLYFHMLRQRRKVLHGEVIVEKDD